From the genome of Scleropages formosus chromosome 22, fSclFor1.1, whole genome shotgun sequence:
cattttttaaatgttaaaaaatatggCAGTGCAATTCAACTCATTCTGGGAATTCTTTAAACAAGCAGTTAGAATCAACTATCCCTTATGAAGTTAGAAGAGCAGAAAGAGCTACTAGACGATGCAGTAGGGCTGAGAGATGAAAAGCTCTgctgtgcattttgtttctatGAAACACTTTATAGACCAGTTTCGGCTGACAAAACATGTAGCTATGTATGCAGCTTAAACTGTAACACAGGAAGTGTTGTGAGTCAAAGATGAATATTCATTATTGCACATGAAAGACATTTCACAGGAAGTTCATTGTGTTTCTGTAGTCTTTGCTCCTTGTTCTAGCTTGCCGGACATGCAGATGGAGGTGCGTGTGATCCTGAAGGCGGCTGGCTTCATCTGTCTGGTGGCGGTGGGGCTCCCTGCCAACCTGAGTattcttcttctcttctgtcGGCTGCGCTTCCTCCGTGGTCACCTCCCACCCAATGATTTAATCATAAGCAATCTCGCTGCCATGAACGTCATAGTCCTGCTGTGTCGTGGCCTTCCTCAGACCCTGACCGCCTTTGGCGTAAAGCGTTTCATGAATGACTGGGGCTGCAAGGTGATCATCTTTGCCTACCGCATGGGTCGTGCCATGTCCATCTCTGTGACGGCTCTACTGGGCTGCTACCAGAGTGTGAGTGTAGCTCCTGCTACCCCTCGCTGGACCATCATGAAGAAGTGGCTCCCCCCTCATCTACTTCATACCATCATCATCCTCTATGTGCTCAACTTCATTATCCCTTCTGGCTCATTCCTGTTCACTGAGGCACCATCAGGCAACGGCTCAGTCCGGGAATACATGTTAAACCTTGAGTTCTGTATCGTGGTGTACCCGGGTGCTGAGGTCTATGTAGCCCATGGGACAGCAAACACTGTGCGAGATGTGTTCTTCGTAGCCCTGATGGTGTTGGCAGCAGTCTACATGCTGGTGATCCTGTATCGACACCGGCAGCAGGTTAAAGGATTGCGGGGGGCTAGCAAGGCATCAGCAGGTGCTTCCCAGGCTGTTTTGCTGCTGGTCTGTACATATGTAGCTCTCTTTGGCCTGGAGAATGTGCTGTGGGGATACACACTCTCCGTCTCCCAGGTCCTGCCCGCCGTCTCTGATGCTCGTGTCTTCTTTGCCTCCTGTTACTCCGCTCTCAGCCCTGTTCTCATCATCGCCTCTAACCGCAGGCTGGCAGGCAACTTCTTATgctgtaaatgtgaaaagaaagcaaatgaaGACCCTTCTGTTTCAGGACAATCCAGCAATTTGCATGTAGGagaataaataacaaacaaacatcaTGGAAAAATGGAATGATGTGTTGGGTGTACTGTAgaaatttattgcatttcattaattttttctattttttttttacttttagtattttttaaagaaacaattaTAAAAAAGTTATCCATAAAATTGTTCTATTGATGAAATTATTGCCCGTTTGTTTTCATAAAGTAAGCTTATAATTTTGAGTTTATATGTAtgactgaaaatagaaataaaaattatttctgacaATACATGTCTAGTActattgaaaaaaatgacatcctGACAAAAAAGCTGTAAAGGAATATGTTTCATGTAAAGGTTTAAGCACCTGTCTCATGTTTCAATACttcatctgatttttttcataGCTTCTTATGAGTTCATATATATGTAATACAGAACTATTTTAAGAGTTATGAATTTGCATGTACCTTGCCTTTAACAAACACACTTTGTTTTAAggctgattaaaaaaatataactaaTGAAGATATCTGTTTTGATTATGGTTTAACCGGTGTTGGAAAATGCAGCTACACTCTTTTTGCTTCTGATTGTGAATTCTTAGGATACATCATGATTACACCAGTACTTAACAATGAGCAATATTTGTTTAGTCACCATTTTTCCACCCCTGCAAGATCAGACAACATCCTTGTAACCATATCCCCAGTCATGTTATGTAAATGAACCttaaaaatgttaaggtttatttttttcttttacttgaaTAAGAATTTGTCCAAGTGTAAGGTGCGGTGGTTTGGAGCTGTTAGTGGACAATTTCCTGGGGTCTTTGCAATTCAGAATCATCATATTGGTATGTaatagaaaataatttctttgtctACTTGTTTAGGTTTTCAGTGTCACCTGTTATGAGCATAACAttttttacagaatattttattttacaactgaataaataagataaaattttaaatattttttagaaggttaaaaaaaaaaacaaaacgattACCACCTTTCAGTAAGAGAAATGTGGATTAAAGAGAAAATGATAGAAAAATACAACTGATGGCTGAAGTGATAGAAATTCCGTTTTGGAACCCacacaattttaattttctttggtAGCTGGTGGCTTTCACAAATTtctaaaatttaacatttagcTTATGACCCAGTTTCACACCCTGATTGAAGTTGTAGATCTCTTGGTTCCTCAAATGCATAAAGAACTTTTAAATGGGTGTATTTGATCTTTTcttacctttattaatttagcagccacttttcccataaactctatgtagtcttagtagcccatgcaccttattcactagtggtgacttacactgctagatacattacttacaataggtcacgcATCCCTACATCAGCggacacactttctctgtcactcacacactatgggtgaacctgaacagcttgtctttggagtgtgggatgaatcccatacagacacagggagaagatgcaagctccacacagactgagtggggttgAACCcctgtcctttcacaccacccaagcagtgtgagacagtagcaatacttgctgtaccaccctcCTTTTCATGTCTTCCTGAAAagattcaaaaacattttttttttcattaatcattccTCATTGTCATAACTGAGCTCCACTATGggagcacagtggcgcagcaggtttggtctgtgcctgttctctggtgggtctggggtttgagtcccacttggggtgccctgcgacggactggcgtcctggcctgggtgtgccccctccccccacagctcTGCGCCTTGTGCGGCTGGATTAGGTTCCAgcaaccctgcctgggacaagcagcttcagtctgtatgtgtgtgtgtgtgtgtgtgtgtgagaactccACTGTGTTATTGCTAGTGAATCAGCAACAGTAATACCAGTTCCATTATTACTGGTTTCCCATGAGCTTCTTTACTAAAGTCCACCCCCACATGGAGATTTTCCATTAGTTTAATGGAAAAGGAACACTTACAAACACAGGCAAGACACACCATGGTACTCAAAAACACATTACGTACCTAACAAATTTCTCAACATCCCCTGTGAATAAATTAGTGTTAGGTAATTAATACATGGACGTTTTTGAATGTCACCTGTAGGAACCTGCATCCCGAGGGAACATTCTGAATCACCAGCATTTCTGGGATTTGGCCTTCTAatacttatttttcatttttccacagaaaactTAATAAATGActtaattttaatacatttataagaAGACTGTGGTAAAGCATCACACCCTGAGCAGTTCCAAACCTGCCAGCCCTGGCTGCAGTCACAAACTTGTCCTGGTAAACATGCACAGGCATTAATCTGGTAGACAGGAGAAAATTGTCCCGTAGAGGAAAGCCAAAAAAGTATATGACAATGACTGTCCCAACGCTCCCAATTAAAACTGACTGAACCCTCTAAGTACATTTATGACAAAGTTACAGAGATTAGGGGACCAGCTGTGCTTTTGAAATTAAATGGCTCCCTAATGGATTCATAATTCCAACCTCGCTGAAAGAATTACAGCAGCCTTAAGTGTCGCAAGGTAAAACAATAACCTGAGGTGTAGCTGTGGGATCTGTGGGGATCTACCCATCCAATATACCATGGGGTTAATAGACTGTGCTCACCAGAATCACATTGAACCCCATCTgggttttcagttttcagaatgttttattgTCTAAATGACCAAAAACATAGATCacaatgctgcatttttttgcattcttaTGAAAAACGTAGCTGCTTAAACTTAACCCgtgtgaagaaaaaataattagaaattcAGCATAGCAGAATAACACCATCACATCTGTCAAAATGATCCATAGttacacagaaaaaatgtataaaaaatacagtttttttgtcttatgttttttttttaacgtagtTAGGTGCTGTTCTACACCAGGACTGCAGTCTTTTATATGCAGCTTGGTTCAGTGGATAGATCCTCTAAACTATTTTTggcagcattttaaaataacttagAATGTTGTGTTGGCGGGCATAGAATCAGGCAGAGTAACCTCAACGTTGAGCTAAAcgctctttaaaataaattcataggTTTTTGAAGCCAACCTGGATTGAAGGGATGGAGTGCTGTCATCTGGTGAAGCTCTGTACATCATCTGTAATCATCTTTACTTGACACACCATCCAGCAACAGTGTATGCTCTACTAAGCTACTCCTGACAATTCTGACTTTATGTACAGTCCTTTAGCCTTTGCTTCTCACAAAACATCTCCACCTGTTTTTGTGGTGTAATTCTGGCATACAATCCATGAGAGTAGTTGGCCAAACtgggtgtgttttgttttactaaTTGTCACTTCCTTAACTGTTAAGCTGGTAACTACAAAGAATGTAAAATCAagcaaccaatgtcaacaaccgcttgccccgagtggcattgcggtgagccggagcttatccctgaaacacagggcgcaaggccaaagggggaggagacacacccaggataggacgccagtcagtcgtaaggcaccccaagcgggactcaaatctcagacccgccacacaggagcaccggtcaaacccacccCACTGCCATGCCCCAAGAATGTAcaacaaaatgtgtaaataggGTTTTAGAGAGTATGTGATGTTATTTTTGATAATGACTTTTAGATTAGATTTTTATGATATCAAATGTCCTACACTTTTGTCAGCCACTtatccaagtcagggtcatacTGGTCTGGTCTATTAAGAATCATAAACATAAGACTTAAACACACTGAatgtacagaaacacacattataGCCTTcctttttattgtaaatgagaaaaaacaaTAAACGGTTCATTCTGAAAGCTAGAGAACACGTAAAGAATGTACCAAACTATCCTGGTATAGATACAGTAGTTCTTTATCCAAGGGTTAACTATGAAGGGTTAAACAACTGTCCTGTTCATATCCCCATCCAGGAAGTGCTGCAACTTGTATGTTCACTGAATTACATTTGAGGTGTCTGAACatatgaaataattttcagGGCTTGGAAGCCTTTCTGACATTCTTAATAATGCAAAGTCTCTTTTTTATGTTCAACATATTGTATTGACATGCAAAGGGGGCGGGACTCTTAGGCTGTGTGTATGGTGCCTTTTGATAAAGACAGGACAGGTGATGATACTATGGCTATTGGCTCACATGTCTGGATCATGTGTCTCTGAGGATCACCAAAGGGGTTTCCAGCAGTGAACCACATGTTGTTAGCACCACCTGctccccaattttttttttcttgctaatATGAGCCACATCTCCGCTGTGCTCATGTTTACTCCGGTCTGTTGCAGTGTGCCCAGTCAAAAAGAATAAACTTGTGTTTGTCCCTAGAGGAATGCCATAAAAAGCCATACATTTCATAAAGAAGGTATATTTACTGCAGTGCTGGACCTGCAGAAGGTGTACAGGTCCATCGATGTGCCACCATCAGTAGAGGTAAGAGTACTTTTAATGTGACAAAATAGTTTCATCCAAAATATATGCGTATCTTGCTGTAGTGTTAGCAAGCCAACAGTGTTAGTTTAAACACATGGTGTAGAGTCACTTTTCTGAGTCTTTGCTCAATATCTCTGTGTAGAAGACACCCTGTGGCTCGAACCTGACTGTCTTTGTTGTGACAGAGTCCGGGACAGGGGCAATGGACCTCTGTCTTACCATCAAGGGCGTCTCCTTCCTCCTGCAGGCAGGTCTGGGAATCTGGGGCAACGTTCTTGTCCTGCTGTCATACATTCACATTTCCTGTGTTGAGCACAGGCTGCAGCCAGTGGACTTAATCCTGTGCCACCTGGCCTTTGCCAATCTGATGGCCCTGCTTACCCGCTCTGTGCCGCAGACGATGACTGTCTTTGGCATGTACAACCTGCTAGATGATCTGGGCTGCAAGGTGGTCATATACTCTTACCGCATCACTCGCGCCCTCTCAGTCTGCATCACCTGTATGCTGAGCAATTTTCAGGCGGTGACCATCTCCCCAGCAGGGCCGCGCTGGACAGCCCTCAAGGCCCATCTGCCACACCTTATTCTGCCCGCATTTGCTGGCCTCTGGCTCCTCAACATGGCTGTTTGCATTGCTGCACCGTTCTTCTCCATCGCTCCACGCAAcagcactgtgccacctttCA
Proteins encoded in this window:
- the LOC108918251 gene encoding olfactory receptor class A-like protein 1 → MQMEVRVILKAAGFICLVAVGLPANLSILLLFCRLRFLRGHLPPNDLIISNLAAMNVIVLLCRGLPQTLTAFGVKRFMNDWGCKVIIFAYRMGRAMSISVTALLGCYQSVSVAPATPRWTIMKKWLPPHLLHTIIILYVLNFIIPSGSFLFTEAPSGNGSVREYMLNLEFCIVVYPGAEVYVAHGTANTVRDVFFVALMVLAAVYMLVILYRHRQQVKGLRGASKASAGASQAVLLLVCTYVALFGLENVLWGYTLSVSQVLPAVSDARVFFASCYSALSPVLIIASNRRLAGNFLCCKCEKKANEDPSVSGQSSNLHVGE
- the LOC108918252 gene encoding olfactory receptor class A-like protein 1 encodes the protein MDLCLTIKGVSFLLQAGLGIWGNVLVLLSYIHISCVEHRLQPVDLILCHLAFANLMALLTRSVPQTMTVFGMYNLLDDLGCKVVIYSYRITRALSVCITCMLSNFQAVTISPAGPRWTALKAHLPHLILPAFAGLWLLNMAVCIAAPFFSIAPRNSTVPPFTLNLGFCHVNFRDNLSYVINGVAVSVRDFTFVGLMLWSSAYILLLLHRHSNQVKSIRSSNRRSHGNTAETRAAKTVVSLVILYVVFFGIDNIIWIYMLTVAQVPPVIADMRVFFSSCYASFSPFLIISSTKKIKARLVCAAGDEEQLLSSGDAKV